From Thermoflavifilum aggregans, a single genomic window includes:
- the lpxD gene encoding UDP-3-O-(3-hydroxymyristoyl)glucosamine N-acyltransferase: protein MTSITAHQLAQLLNGRIEGNPNATAHQIAKIEEATEGCLSFVANPKYEDYLYTTQASILIVNETLELQRPVQSTLIRVKDAYSAFAYLLELYAAQSSQKREGIEQPCFIHPDAVIEEGAYIGAFSYIGAHAHIGRGAQIYPLCYIGDRARIGASSLLYAGVVVYHDCEIGNRVIIHSGTVIGSDGFGFAPQDDGQYKKIPQMGKVIIEDEVEIGANTTIDRATMGATVIRRGVKLDNLVQIAHNVEIGSHTAIAAQAGISGSTKIGRHCVIGGQAGLVGHIQIADHTRINAQSGVTKSIHSPGAAITGSPAFDYKSALKSQAIFRNLPNLEKRVRELEETIRQLLAEKERVS, encoded by the coding sequence ATGACTTCCATCACTGCACACCAGCTTGCCCAGCTTCTGAATGGTCGTATTGAAGGCAATCCGAATGCTACAGCCCATCAGATTGCCAAGATTGAGGAAGCTACTGAAGGATGTTTGAGTTTTGTAGCCAATCCTAAATATGAAGATTATCTGTACACCACGCAGGCATCTATTCTGATAGTAAATGAAACGCTGGAATTGCAGCGACCGGTACAGAGCACACTAATCCGGGTAAAAGATGCTTATTCAGCCTTTGCCTATTTGCTGGAGCTGTATGCCGCCCAATCCAGCCAAAAACGGGAAGGGATTGAACAACCTTGTTTCATCCATCCCGATGCAGTAATTGAAGAGGGTGCTTACATAGGCGCTTTCAGCTACATCGGAGCACATGCACACATCGGACGCGGGGCACAGATCTATCCGCTATGCTATATTGGAGATCGTGCTCGTATTGGCGCTTCGTCATTGCTGTATGCAGGCGTGGTGGTATATCATGACTGTGAAATCGGAAACCGGGTGATCATTCATTCGGGAACCGTGATCGGAAGTGATGGCTTTGGGTTTGCACCGCAAGACGACGGCCAGTATAAAAAAATCCCGCAGATGGGTAAGGTCATCATTGAAGATGAAGTGGAGATAGGCGCCAATACTACTATTGATCGAGCAACTATGGGCGCCACTGTCATTCGCCGCGGGGTGAAACTCGACAATCTGGTTCAGATTGCGCATAATGTTGAGATTGGTTCCCACACCGCTATTGCTGCCCAGGCCGGTATTTCGGGAAGTACCAAAATTGGCAGGCATTGTGTTATCGGAGGGCAGGCAGGTTTGGTGGGCCATATTCAAATAGCCGATCACACGCGGATCAATGCGCAGAGTGGTGTTACGAAATCCATCCATTCCCCGGGCGCCGCTATCACCGGATCTCCTGCTTTTGATTATAAAAGTGCACTGAAAAGTCAGGCAATTTTTCGAAATTTGCCGAATTTAGAAAAACGCGTCAGGGAGCTGGAAGAAACAATTCGCCAGCTTCTTGCAGAAAAAGAACGCGTTTCATAA
- a CDS encoding HD domain-containing protein yields the protein MSPSIFKKQKIINDPVYGFIRIDDPVVFRVIEHPGYQRLRRIQQMALAHLVFPGAVHTRFQHSLGAYHLLSLALQELKNKGISISAGEETAVKLAVLLHDAGHGPFSHALEGQIVAGMPHEQISRLLMKQLIMDADGPLEMALSIFDHTYPRPFLHQLVSSQLDVDRMDYLMRDSFYTGVAEGIIGYDRILKMLTVADDELMVEEKAIYSIEKFIIARRLMYWQVYLHKTVLSAETMLQKIIQRARELALQGISVPSSPALQFFLTLQNPADYPPSEWLPLFCQLDDVDVLMAIKTWSTHSDPVLSWLSRALLNRQLFRLKLSPHPFDQPSISRLQQECLRQFPFLQEDTLHYFVYTGTASSYAYNPTDENIRIISGQHRIRDISEVENSLINHTVSIPIKKFYICYPKSLTGQFYEPL from the coding sequence ATGAGCCCATCCATATTCAAAAAACAAAAAATTATCAACGACCCGGTATATGGTTTTATCCGGATTGATGATCCTGTGGTATTTCGGGTAATTGAACATCCGGGATACCAGCGCCTGCGCCGAATACAGCAAATGGCACTTGCGCATTTGGTATTTCCGGGGGCTGTGCATACGCGCTTCCAGCATTCATTAGGAGCTTATCACCTGTTATCCCTTGCCTTGCAGGAGCTGAAAAACAAGGGGATATCCATCAGCGCCGGGGAAGAAACCGCCGTGAAGCTGGCTGTACTGCTGCACGACGCTGGTCATGGGCCCTTTTCCCATGCCCTGGAAGGACAGATTGTGGCTGGCATGCCGCACGAACAGATTTCGCGGTTGCTGATGAAGCAGCTGATTATGGATGCCGATGGCCCGCTGGAAATGGCTTTGTCGATTTTTGATCATACCTATCCTCGCCCCTTCCTCCATCAGCTGGTCTCTAGCCAGCTGGATGTGGATCGCATGGATTATCTGATGCGCGACAGTTTTTATACGGGTGTGGCTGAAGGAATTATCGGTTACGACCGCATCCTGAAAATGCTGACAGTGGCGGATGATGAGCTGATGGTGGAAGAAAAGGCCATTTATTCCATTGAAAAATTCATTATTGCCCGCCGGTTGATGTACTGGCAAGTATATCTGCATAAAACGGTACTGAGTGCGGAAACAATGTTGCAGAAAATCATACAGCGCGCCCGCGAGCTTGCCCTACAGGGTATTTCCGTTCCTTCATCGCCTGCTTTGCAGTTTTTTTTAACCCTACAAAATCCGGCCGATTATCCCCCATCGGAATGGCTTCCTCTGTTTTGCCAGCTGGACGATGTAGATGTGCTGATGGCAATAAAAACATGGAGTACCCATTCAGATCCCGTGCTTTCCTGGCTGAGCCGGGCATTGCTGAACAGGCAGCTCTTCCGGCTGAAATTAAGTCCGCATCCATTTGATCAACCAAGCATTTCCCGGCTGCAGCAGGAATGCCTCAGGCAATTTCCTTTTCTGCAGGAAGATACCCTGCATTATTTCGTGTACACAGGTACAGCATCCAGCTATGCATACAATCCGACGGATGAAAACATCCGTATCATTTCCGGCCAACATCGGATAAGAGATATTTCGGAAGTGGAAAACAGCTTAATCAACCATACCGTGTCCATCCCCATAAAAAAATTTTACATTTGTTACCCGAAATCACTAACCGGGCAATTCTATGAGCCACTTTAG
- the porX gene encoding T9SS response regulator signal transducer PorX has product MSQANILWIDDEIESLRSQILFLENKGYAVQSVTNGFDALEFLKDHPIDVILLDETMPGMTGLETLSRLKETYPHIPVVMVTKNEAEHLMDEAIGAQISDYLIKPVNPNQVLLALKKIIDNKRLVAEKTTFAYQQAFRELFLALSSQPDHHEWMELYKKLVYWEMEMGKADSPEMQDVFITQKAEANTEFAKFIARHYAAWVGPRAKDAPVMSHTVFQKKILPALSHDVPNFWVLIDNLRFDQWRAIQPIFAETFRILEEDSFYSILPTSTQYSRNAVFAGLLPADIEAHFPEEWKNDDEQGGKNLYEELFFSHQLKRLKVDIRFTYTKITSHHDGQQLVNHIHNLLHYPLNIIVYNFVDMLSHARTEMEVLKELASDEVSYRSITRSWFLHSPLHQALKKIADRPVRIILSTDHGSVRVKTPCKVIGDRQTTTNLRYKHGRNLNFDPKEVIAFRDPREAGLPRPNVNSSYIFAKEDGFLCYPNNYNYFANYYKNTFQHGGVSLEEMIVPLVIMEPK; this is encoded by the coding sequence ATGTCGCAGGCAAATATCTTATGGATTGATGATGAAATCGAATCCCTCCGGTCGCAAATCCTTTTTCTGGAGAACAAAGGATATGCCGTACAATCGGTTACCAATGGATTTGATGCGCTGGAGTTTCTGAAGGATCATCCGATAGATGTGATTCTGCTGGATGAAACCATGCCGGGCATGACCGGGCTGGAAACCCTGTCCCGACTGAAGGAGACCTACCCGCACATCCCGGTGGTGATGGTAACCAAAAACGAGGCCGAACACCTGATGGATGAGGCTATTGGCGCACAAATCAGCGATTATCTCATTAAGCCTGTTAACCCCAACCAGGTTCTGCTGGCTTTGAAAAAAATCATCGATAACAAACGGCTGGTGGCCGAAAAAACCACTTTTGCCTACCAGCAGGCTTTCCGGGAATTATTCCTTGCCCTCAGCAGCCAGCCTGATCACCATGAATGGATGGAGCTATACAAAAAGCTGGTGTATTGGGAAATGGAAATGGGCAAGGCCGATAGCCCCGAGATGCAGGATGTGTTTATCACCCAGAAAGCTGAAGCCAATACCGAATTTGCCAAATTTATTGCCCGGCATTATGCGGCATGGGTAGGCCCAAGGGCAAAAGATGCACCGGTGATGTCGCATACCGTTTTTCAGAAAAAAATCCTGCCAGCTCTTTCGCATGATGTGCCTAACTTCTGGGTACTGATTGATAATTTGCGATTCGATCAATGGCGGGCTATTCAGCCCATTTTTGCCGAAACATTCCGCATACTCGAAGAAGATAGTTTTTACAGCATCCTGCCCACATCCACCCAATACAGCCGCAATGCTGTATTTGCCGGATTGCTGCCTGCCGATATTGAAGCCCATTTTCCGGAAGAATGGAAAAATGACGATGAACAGGGCGGCAAAAACCTGTATGAAGAATTATTTTTCTCCCATCAGCTGAAACGGCTCAAAGTAGATATTCGGTTTACCTATACCAAGATTACCAGCCATCACGACGGGCAGCAGCTGGTCAATCATATCCATAATTTACTGCACTATCCCTTAAACATTATTGTGTACAATTTCGTGGATATGTTGTCGCATGCCCGAACGGAGATGGAGGTGCTGAAGGAACTGGCCAGCGATGAGGTATCTTACCGCAGCATTACCCGCAGCTGGTTTTTGCATTCACCCTTGCATCAGGCCCTGAAAAAAATTGCTGACCGGCCTGTACGCATCATCCTGAGTACCGATCACGGAAGTGTGCGCGTGAAAACCCCATGCAAGGTGATTGGCGATCGGCAAACCACAACCAACCTGCGATACAAGCATGGCAGAAACCTGAATTTTGATCCGAAGGAAGTTATTGCCTTCCGCGATCCTCGCGAAGCAGGGCTGCCCAGGCCCAATGTAAACTCATCGTATATCTTTGCCAAAGAAGATGGATTCCTCTGTTATCCCAACAACTACAATTATTTTGCTAATTATTACAAAAACACTTTCCAGCACGGTGGTGTATCGCTCGAGGAAATGATTGTTCCTCTTGTGATTATGGAACCCAAGTGA
- a CDS encoding MBL fold metallo-hydrolase, translating into MRITFLGTGTSQGVPMIACTCRVCSSADPRDKRLRSSVLLEVDGKNIVIDTTPDFRMQMLQARVRHLDAVLITHSHKDHIAGMDDVRAFNYFQQSPIDIYATHAAQEVITREFAYAFAEVKYPGVPDIRLNTVDEQPFDVKGVEVIPIRVWHYKMPVLGFRIGDFTYITDANRIQDEEKAKIKGSAVLVLNALRKEPHISHFSLDEALALADELSVPQVYFTHISHQMGLHAEVNQQLKPGRALAYDGLVLEI; encoded by the coding sequence GTGAGAATTACCTTTTTAGGCACAGGCACTTCACAAGGCGTGCCCATGATTGCCTGTACATGCCGGGTTTGCAGCTCTGCTGACCCGCGTGATAAGCGGTTAAGAAGCAGTGTGTTGCTGGAAGTTGATGGTAAAAATATCGTGATTGATACTACGCCTGATTTCCGGATGCAGATGCTGCAGGCGCGTGTGCGGCATCTGGATGCGGTGCTCATCACCCATTCCCATAAAGATCATATTGCCGGCATGGACGATGTGCGGGCATTTAATTATTTCCAGCAATCGCCTATTGATATTTATGCCACCCATGCTGCACAGGAAGTCATTACCCGCGAATTTGCCTATGCCTTCGCAGAAGTCAAATATCCCGGCGTACCTGATATTCGCCTCAATACAGTAGATGAACAACCTTTTGATGTAAAGGGTGTGGAAGTAATTCCTATCCGGGTTTGGCATTACAAGATGCCGGTATTAGGTTTTCGCATTGGTGATTTTACCTATATCACCGATGCCAATCGCATTCAGGATGAAGAAAAAGCTAAAATCAAAGGTTCAGCGGTATTGGTGCTCAATGCGCTGCGCAAGGAGCCACATATCTCGCATTTCAGCTTGGATGAAGCTTTGGCTCTTGCAGATGAGTTATCTGTTCCTCAGGTTTATTTCACCCATATCAGCCATCAGATGGGATTGCATGCAGAAGTCAATCAGCAGCTGAAACCCGGCAGGGCATTGGCTTATGACGGACTTGTATTGGAAATATAG
- a CDS encoding glycosyltransferase, translating to MQIPLVSVITAVYNRRSTLPRAIESLLRQQFQDFEWIAVDDGSTDGSFEIVKKYASLFRHVQLIQKSHTGIADTWNTGIRAAQGTWITFLDSDDAYQPDHLQIRVDYILAHPETDLLHSTATLIGREEDFWVPDRHNPSRNIHLKDCAIGATFFMKRKVWEILGGYRPVLFPDADFLERASARFTVVKIDAPTYVYYRNSSDSFLTRVKSKDQNDKQ from the coding sequence ATGCAAATTCCCCTGGTGAGTGTAATTACAGCCGTTTATAACCGAAGAAGTACTTTGCCCAGGGCAATTGAATCCTTGCTCCGGCAACAATTTCAGGATTTCGAATGGATTGCTGTGGATGATGGAAGTACAGATGGTTCATTTGAAATTGTGAAAAAATATGCTTCATTATTTCGCCATGTACAACTGATTCAAAAATCACATACCGGTATTGCTGATACCTGGAATACGGGTATCCGTGCAGCTCAGGGCACATGGATTACCTTTCTGGATTCAGATGATGCTTACCAGCCGGATCATTTGCAAATTCGTGTGGATTACATTCTGGCACATCCCGAAACGGATCTGCTGCATTCTACGGCTACATTGATCGGTCGGGAAGAAGATTTCTGGGTGCCTGACCGGCATAATCCTTCCCGGAATATTCATCTAAAGGATTGTGCCATCGGAGCGACCTTTTTCATGAAGCGCAAAGTTTGGGAAATATTAGGAGGATACAGGCCGGTTTTATTTCCTGATGCCGATTTTCTGGAAAGAGCATCTGCCCGCTTTACTGTCGTAAAAATAGATGCACCAACCTACGTTTATTACCGAAATTCTTCGGATAGTTTTTTGACCCGGGTTAAATCAAAAGATCAAAATGATAAACAATAA
- a CDS encoding ComEA family DNA-binding protein produces MLFPDQMRTLLTFSRNQRKAMLVIFLLIGISMLFPLLITKLYPEQPLVVEMITSDSLHIQMNHLLQTSAQKKFSTSGSYQLFYFDPNKATLEDWLRLGIPSRTALVILHYREKGGRFRKKEDLMKIYGFQQADYQRLAPYVRIGDKTNDSAKHVQMPVITASAGTYINQKQTSFRQKIELNSADTLLLMQLPGIGSAYARHIIRYRERLGGFYAVDQLKEISHIPDSIIQRVLPWVSIDTGLIRPMDLNTVQLGELAIHPYVGYALARLIIAYREQHGPYREIADLQKLVLVNEQIYRKLVHYLVVNPVKHASRSQ; encoded by the coding sequence ATGTTATTTCCTGACCAGATGCGGACATTGCTAACCTTCAGCCGGAACCAGCGCAAAGCTATGTTGGTCATCTTTCTGCTTATAGGTATAAGCATGTTGTTTCCTTTGCTTATTACCAAGCTTTATCCCGAACAGCCACTGGTAGTGGAAATGATCACCAGCGATTCACTTCACATACAAATGAATCATTTACTTCAAACATCTGCCCAAAAGAAGTTCTCAACTTCAGGATCCTATCAGTTGTTTTATTTTGATCCAAATAAAGCAACACTTGAAGATTGGTTGAGGTTGGGTATACCCAGCCGCACAGCCCTTGTCATTCTTCATTATCGGGAAAAAGGTGGACGTTTTCGGAAGAAAGAGGACTTAATGAAAATTTACGGATTTCAGCAGGCCGATTATCAACGCCTGGCTCCTTATGTGCGAATCGGCGATAAAACGAATGATTCCGCAAAGCATGTCCAGATGCCGGTTATAACCGCTTCTGCAGGAACATACATCAATCAAAAACAAACTTCATTTCGGCAAAAGATTGAACTGAACAGTGCGGATACACTGCTGTTGATGCAGTTACCGGGTATCGGATCAGCGTATGCCAGACATATCATTCGTTACAGGGAGCGATTGGGCGGTTTTTATGCGGTTGATCAGTTAAAGGAAATATCTCATATCCCTGATTCCATCATCCAGCGTGTACTTCCATGGGTTAGCATTGATACAGGTTTGATTCGCCCGATGGATCTGAATACAGTTCAGCTGGGAGAGTTAGCTATTCATCCGTACGTTGGCTATGCACTTGCCAGGTTAATTATTGCCTATCGTGAACAACATGGCCCATACCGGGAAATAGCTGATTTGCAGAAACTGGTGTTGGTCAACGAGCAGATTTATCGTAAACTTGTTCATTATTTAGTGGTCAATCCTGTTAAACATGCATCTCGATCTCAATGA
- a CDS encoding acyl-CoA dehydrogenase family protein, whose protein sequence is MHLDLNEFQLQIAETFREFAQKRIQPHVMEWDEGQHFPRDLFRELGAMGAMGVLVPAQYGGSGLGYVEYVLIVRELAKVCGAVALSVAAHNSLCTGHILQFGNEFQKQKYLPKLASGEWLGAWGLTEANTGSDALHMKTTARQDGNDWLLEGTKSWITHGQSADVAVVMARTGEPGDSHGISAFIVERGTPGFRGGKKENKLGMRASETAEMIFERCRVPAENLLGQLHEGFVQALQVLDGGRISIAALSLGIAEGAYEAAKNYAQVRHQFNQPIANFQGIAFKLADMATQIQAAELLVLEAAARKDAGEKITQLAAMAKYYASELAVQVATDAVQIFGAYGYTKDYPAEKFYRDAKLCTIGEGTSEIQKIVIAREALKVIDSIAG, encoded by the coding sequence ATGCATCTCGATCTCAATGAATTTCAGCTTCAGATAGCTGAAACCTTCCGTGAATTTGCCCAAAAGAGAATCCAGCCACACGTCATGGAATGGGATGAAGGGCAGCATTTCCCACGCGATTTGTTTCGGGAGCTTGGCGCTATGGGTGCCATGGGTGTGTTGGTGCCTGCACAATATGGAGGCAGTGGATTGGGCTATGTGGAATATGTACTCATTGTCCGTGAGCTGGCAAAAGTATGCGGAGCGGTAGCGCTGAGTGTAGCAGCCCATAACTCGCTGTGCACAGGGCATATTCTGCAATTCGGCAATGAGTTCCAGAAACAGAAATATTTGCCCAAACTGGCGAGTGGTGAATGGCTGGGTGCCTGGGGGCTTACAGAGGCTAATACAGGTTCGGATGCTTTGCATATGAAGACCACGGCTCGCCAGGATGGAAATGACTGGTTACTGGAAGGCACCAAATCCTGGATTACTCACGGACAATCAGCAGATGTGGCCGTGGTGATGGCCCGTACCGGAGAACCTGGAGACAGCCATGGGATTAGTGCGTTTATTGTGGAAAGAGGTACGCCGGGTTTCCGGGGAGGGAAAAAAGAAAATAAGCTGGGCATGCGTGCATCTGAAACCGCAGAAATGATTTTTGAGCGATGCCGGGTGCCTGCCGAAAATCTGCTTGGTCAGCTGCATGAAGGCTTTGTTCAGGCACTTCAGGTGCTGGATGGTGGTCGCATATCCATTGCTGCACTCTCACTGGGTATTGCCGAAGGAGCTTATGAAGCAGCAAAGAACTATGCACAGGTAAGGCATCAATTTAATCAGCCTATTGCCAATTTTCAGGGTATTGCTTTTAAATTGGCCGATATGGCCACGCAGATACAGGCGGCCGAATTGCTTGTGCTGGAAGCTGCAGCCCGCAAGGATGCAGGTGAAAAAATCACCCAGCTTGCTGCCATGGCCAAATATTATGCCTCCGAACTGGCTGTGCAGGTGGCTACAGATGCGGTTCAGATTTTTGGAGCCTATGGATATACCAAAGACTATCCTGCCGAAAAATTTTACCGCGATGCCAAACTCTGCACCATAGGGGAGGGAACGTCTGAAATCCAAAAAATCGTGATTGCGAGAGAGGCCCTGAAAGTTATAGATAGCATAGCCGGTTAG
- a CDS encoding OmpA family protein has translation MASKKYLVLTGLFSLLGASAVWAQNAPATSSGTMAGGYNYLDTAFIPPSRQAQQRSFLNNESIYPAKPRDMWVLGINAGEFNYISDVPFQLGWGVGASLRKSLGYTFSLRAGLNYGQAKGLDYRNGTPIQNLPGPVAAKYAAAGLTTYVANFKSIAYQGSLDLIASLNNIAFHKAQNKVDFYALAGYSIFSYQTKIDALDANGNPYNYSSINFSASRKDIRKALKNYLDGSYETDATTQSRQQNFGNNTPGHRQWRHSLDLGAGVDFKLSKRVSLALEQKFTLPFDDYLDGKYLGAGGVLTPDKDLVSYTSVNLSIALGNASRRVEPLWWMNPLNYAYSELNSPRHMKIPTPVLPDADGDGVTDQFDKCPNTPAGVPVDVHGCPLDTDGDGVPDYKDKQLITPTYCQPVDADGVGKCPCPDSTCFAGYVKPTCNLTSLPSIVFRGNSVTISRDQQFLLDNVANQMRQNPDCKVVVTGHAQASKASEQLAWDRVNAVITYMTQKLGISPDRFIFQYSGVPGDLNAVDLRAATPADNGPNMTPPPHPNLRRSK, from the coding sequence ATGGCAAGCAAAAAGTACCTCGTTCTAACCGGCTTATTCAGTCTGTTAGGCGCTTCAGCAGTATGGGCACAAAATGCCCCTGCTACATCCTCCGGCACGATGGCAGGAGGTTACAATTACCTGGATACTGCCTTTATTCCGCCATCCAGGCAGGCACAACAGCGTAGTTTTTTGAACAATGAATCCATTTATCCGGCCAAACCACGCGATATGTGGGTGCTGGGTATCAACGCTGGAGAATTTAATTACATCAGTGATGTGCCTTTTCAACTTGGATGGGGTGTAGGTGCTTCTTTAAGGAAGTCTCTGGGCTACACATTTTCTCTGCGTGCCGGCTTGAACTATGGTCAGGCAAAAGGACTTGACTATCGTAATGGAACTCCCATTCAGAATCTGCCTGGTCCCGTAGCTGCAAAATATGCTGCAGCCGGACTCACCACCTATGTAGCCAATTTTAAATCTATTGCCTATCAGGGATCTTTGGACCTGATTGCTTCTTTAAACAACATCGCTTTTCACAAGGCACAAAACAAAGTTGACTTTTACGCTTTAGCCGGTTATTCTATTTTCTCTTATCAAACCAAAATTGATGCGCTGGATGCCAATGGTAATCCATACAATTATTCTTCCATCAATTTCTCCGCATCCCGGAAAGATATTCGGAAAGCGCTGAAGAATTATCTGGATGGCAGCTATGAAACGGATGCCACTACCCAATCACGCCAGCAAAACTTCGGCAACAACACTCCTGGTCATCGCCAGTGGCGTCATAGCCTGGATTTAGGTGCAGGTGTGGATTTCAAGCTCAGCAAGCGGGTTTCTCTTGCGCTCGAACAGAAATTTACCTTACCTTTTGATGATTATCTGGATGGAAAATATTTAGGTGCAGGAGGTGTGCTCACACCTGATAAAGATCTGGTTTCCTACACCTCTGTAAACCTGAGCATTGCGCTGGGTAATGCTTCCCGTCGTGTAGAACCGCTGTGGTGGATGAATCCGCTCAACTATGCATACAGCGAGCTGAATTCGCCCCGTCACATGAAAATCCCCACGCCGGTGTTGCCTGATGCAGATGGCGATGGTGTAACCGATCAGTTCGACAAATGTCCCAATACACCAGCAGGTGTACCTGTTGACGTACACGGCTGTCCGCTTGATACAGATGGCGATGGTGTTCCTGACTATAAAGACAAGCAACTTATTACACCCACCTATTGCCAGCCTGTGGATGCTGATGGCGTAGGCAAATGCCCATGCCCCGACTCCACCTGCTTTGCCGGATATGTGAAACCCACATGTAACCTGACTTCATTGCCCAGCATCGTGTTCCGTGGCAATTCGGTTACTATCAGCCGCGATCAGCAATTCCTGCTCGACAATGTAGCCAATCAAATGCGGCAAAATCCGGATTGCAAAGTAGTAGTTACCGGCCACGCTCAGGCCTCCAAAGCCAGCGAACAACTGGCATGGGATCGGGTCAATGCTGTTATTACCTACATGACTCAAAAATTAGGCATCAGCCCCGACCGCTTTATCTTCCAGTACAGCGGTGTTCCGGGCGATCTGAATGCAGTTGATCTGAGGGCTGCTACTCCGGCCGATAACGGTCCGAATATGACTCCGCCTCCTCATCCTAATCTCCGGAGGTCCAAATAA
- a CDS encoding polyprenyl synthetase family protein, translating to MENMQAIRRVIEKELQEFELCFTQAVRSQVPLLDRIMQYIVKHKGKQIRPMFVIFSARLAGPVNMATYRAAALVELLHTATLVHDDVVDDANERRGIFSINALWKNKIAVLVGDYLLSKGLLLSLDHGDYEVLQILSEAVKRMSESELLQMEKTRHLDMEEAVYFDIIRGKTASLLSAACSVGIYSVSHDPQLTQQMKAFGEKVGMAFQIKDDLFDYGQASVGKPIGHDLRDKKITLPLIYALRKASPAQKRRMIHLIKHEYRNRKKIQEVIQFVIDTGGIEYARQQMFAFRDEAFQILHTFPDEPVRRGLEALVRFTTDREY from the coding sequence ATGGAGAACATGCAGGCTATCCGACGGGTAATTGAAAAAGAATTGCAGGAGTTTGAACTGTGTTTTACGCAAGCTGTACGAAGCCAAGTGCCGCTTCTCGATCGTATCATGCAATATATTGTAAAACATAAAGGCAAGCAGATACGCCCCATGTTTGTAATTTTTTCAGCCAGGCTGGCAGGACCAGTTAATATGGCTACATACAGGGCTGCAGCGCTTGTGGAACTGTTGCATACTGCCACACTTGTGCACGATGATGTGGTGGATGACGCAAATGAAAGAAGAGGTATATTTTCCATTAATGCTTTATGGAAGAATAAAATTGCTGTGCTGGTGGGTGATTATCTGCTTTCCAAAGGCTTGTTGCTTTCCCTCGATCACGGTGATTATGAAGTGCTGCAAATCCTCTCAGAAGCCGTAAAGCGAATGAGTGAAAGTGAATTGTTGCAAATGGAAAAAACCCGTCATCTGGATATGGAAGAAGCGGTGTATTTTGATATCATTCGCGGTAAAACGGCTTCTCTGCTTTCAGCAGCATGCAGTGTGGGTATTTATTCCGTAAGCCATGATCCACAACTTACGCAGCAGATGAAGGCTTTTGGTGAAAAGGTGGGTATGGCTTTCCAGATTAAAGATGATTTATTTGATTATGGACAGGCTTCTGTGGGTAAGCCTATTGGTCATGATCTGCGCGATAAAAAAATTACCCTGCCCCTGATATATGCCCTCCGGAAAGCCTCTCCTGCACAAAAACGCAGAATGATCCATCTGATCAAACATGAATACCGGAACAGAAAAAAAATTCAGGAGGTCATACAATTTGTTATTGATACGGGTGGTATTGAATATGCTCGGCAGCAGATGTTTGCCTTTCGCGATGAAGCTTTTCAGATTCTTCATACATTTCCAGATGAACCCGTTCGCCGTGGTCTGGAAGCCCTTGTGAGGTTTACTACGGATCGCGAATATTGA